Part of the Roseofilum capinflatum BLCC-M114 genome is shown below.
CTTCTAGATCAGAAGCAATTACAGGTATTCCTCGAACAATTGCTTCTGATAGTGCTAGACCAAATCCTTCATACTTAGAAGGAACTACAACACAACTACAATTACGATACCAAAACTCAACTTCTTCTAGAGAACAATATCCCAAACCCTGAAAGTGTGTTTTGAGGACTTCTCTATTTTGCTTATAAACTTCTTGGCACGCTTCAATGTACTTTTTATATTCTTCACTCTGAGATTGTTGAGACAACTTCAACTTTCCATTTAAAAAACCATCAGTTTCTTTGCCAATTAAGATGACTTGAAATTTTTTTCTTGATGCTGATACTATCAACCCGGCTTTAACCAGATTAAGTTGATCTTTATATACTCCAAATGAAGAAGGAAAATAAAATGTAATATTTTCTGTTAAAGTACCATTAACTTTGGTTTTTAAAACTTCAGGGGAAGTCTCTGGCAGAAATCCTGAATTAGGTATTGCTTTTATTTTATGACTAAAATCAGGAAAAAGGGCAAGAATATCTTGGCGTGTCTTTTGAGATACAGTAAAGATTGCATTTGCTTTATTGAGCCATGCTAATAAGCTCTTGTCATAAATTCTAATATAAGATTCAGAATAAGTTAGAGGTGAAAAATGCCAAAAAACATCATGTGTAATCATTGCTAAGGGAATAGAAATTTGAGGGGGATTCAACTTATTAGCTATCATATATAGACAGTGTGTTGCCTTATGCTTTTTGATTAATTGCTCAATAGTTCTTTGTGTCTTGATAGCCTGGATTTTTTTCAATATTTTCTTTCTTATATTGGGGATTAAAGCTTTTTGTTTCAAAAGATCAAGTGCTTTTTCACTAACTCTGATGAGGTAATGTGTCAATGATTTCTGTAGAACTGAGAATGATTCTATGGTGATATTTTCATAACCTTGGAAAGTGTTTCTAAAGTAGTCAATTTCTTTAGAGGGTAAGACTAAAATAACTTGATCGGCTAGTTTTGACAATTCTTTGACTAGAGCAATAATAACTCTCTCTACACCACCGCGACGATAATATTCTATGGGGATAATTATTTTCATGATCTTTTTAGCTTTAGTTGATTATCTCAATTTATTTTCAAAAATTTCAAAGGTTCTGAGCAAATTAATGGCTGAACGGTAGGCTTCTTCGGTCAATTCTAATTGTTCTTCTGGTGTATCGACAATCTCATCAGCTAGTAATCTTAAAGAACCAATCATGGAATTGAGTTGAGTTCTGGCTTCATAGGATGCTTTAGATAGGGTTTCATAGTCAACCCTTGTCTGTCCCGTAGATTCTGCCTCTTGTGTTTCTGAAAATTGCATGGAATGGAGACGATGATATAATCCTTCTTTCTCCAATAATTCTTGGTGAGTTCCTATTTCCATCACTTCGCCTTTATCTAAGACGGCAATTTGATCGGCATTCTGAATAGTGGACAGACGGTGAGCAATGACTAGGGTGGTCCGATCGCGACTGAGATGATCGATCGCCTCCTGCACGATACGTTCAGACACCGTATCGAGCGCACTGGTGGCTTCGTCTAAGATCAAGATATCCGGATCTTGCAGCAAAGCTCTGGCGATCGCCAACCGTTGGCGCTGTCCTCCAGAAAGCATCACCCCGCGATCGCCCACTTCCGTTTCCCATTGTCTCGGCAACTCCATAATAAAATCATAAGCATTCGCCTGTTTCGCTGCCGTTATCAACTCATCCTCCGTCGCATCTGGACGAGCATAAATAATATTATTCCTCACCGTATCATTAAACAGAAACGTCGTTTGACTGACAATGCCCATAGATTTTCGCAAACTTCGCAGCTCAAACTCGCGAATATCCCGGCCATCGATCAGAATAGAACCCTCCGTTGGATCGTAAAACCGAGGCAACAAATCCGCAAACGTTGATTTTCCCGCTCCTGACGAACCCACCAACGCCAAACTCTTCCCTCTCGGTAACACCAAATCAGCCTTTTTAATTACCAAATTACTATGACCGGGATATGCAAAAGATATCTCCTTAAAATGAATCTTCTCCTTAAACCCATTAAACGGAACAATCCCTTGAGTCATAATTGGCTTATTATCTCGCCGCCAGATGTCATAGGCAAAATCTATACTTGCTGAGGCTTTAGCCAGAGTATTTCGCACATTATTAATTGAATTCACCACTGGCATCATCCGAAACAAGATAAATAGGTAAGTGAGCAAAATGGCCGATAAGCTTTCTAGTTGGCTCGCAAAAAAAGTACGACCCACTAATAAAATGGAAATCACCGTAAAAATATTGGTGATTTCACTGATAGGCTTAATCAAGGAAGTATTGCTTTGCGCTAAGAAATTAAAATTCTCCAGATCAAGCATCATTTTCTTAATCAAACCAAACTCTTGCTGCTCATTCCCCACTGACTTGACTAATCGAATTCCTCCCAAAACTTCCAATACCTTAATCGAGTATGTTCTTTGCCGATTAGATACTTCTCTTCCCAACCGCTTAGACCGTTTGATTACCCCTTGGTTAACCACAGCCACTAAAACAATCACTAGGGTAGAGATAAGCGTCAGTTGCCAAGACAAGGAAATTAAAAAATACAGAAAAACAAAAGATGTAACCAACTGAATAGTCAAATCTATATAAGAATTTACGGCTGTTGTTGTTTGTCCTGTATCACTCCCTAAACGTTTAGTAATATCACCTAACTTATTTTTACTATAAAAATCAATGTCCGTTTCCAGAAGAGTTGACAGAATATCAATCTTCATACTATTTGTAATTCTTCGTTTATAGGCGGCTGCTACAATACTCCGCAAATAATTAACCCCTTCCTTCAGCACAATTGTTAATACAATGGCTGTTAGCATCACTACTAGTCGATACCGTTCAGGTATACTTTCAAAAGGGGAAAAAATCAATTTTAGGGCAGGAGGCGCACCTGCAAGTTGAACCTCTTGTCCCACAATTTGCAGAACGACTGGAATAATCAAGGCCGTATTGATCCCATTGAAGATGGCTCCAGAAAATCCCAGTACAATGTTTCCGATGACCGGCAGAGGATATTTTTTTAAGTAAGAAAATACAAATTCTCTAGAGGATATTTTGTTCATTGTTACTCTTTACAAGATAATTATTTTTTAGGCTGATAGTCGTCAAAGTCGATAAAGCACATTTTCTAAACTTTTTGACATGGATTGAATACTGTAGTCTGCTATACATCTTTCACGACTTTTGTGACCTTGTTCATTGGCTAAATCTAGATCGTTAAAAATCGTCTTAATCTGATGCGCAATCTGATCGGGGGACTCCGGATCGACTAAATATCCTGTCCCTCCTAAAATCTCTGGTAAATCTCCCACATTAGAGGCTAAAACCGGTTTAGCCATGGCCATAGCATCGGTTAATTTTAATGGAAATTGGGCTAACGCTGCGGGGGTATTCCGTTGGGGAACAACGACCACATGGGCCGCAGACACGACCTCCGGCATTTTCTCATAGGGCAGTTTGGGAATCTGAATTATCCAACGTCCCCATCGTTCTTGCAAGCGGCGGTCGTAATCATCATAGGGACTTCCACCAATAATGACGACTCGCAAATCTGGTTGATTGAGTTGATCTAACGCCAGTAAAACATCCTCAATGCCTTTATAGGGTCTTGGCGCTCCGGGAAACATTAGCACTCGATAGTCTGAGAGTCCGTAGCGCTCTCTGGAAACTTCGGGATTATAATTCTGGGGATTAAATAGAGTGGTATCTTTACCATTGGGGACATAAACTCCGCCAAAACGATCCTGCAAAAATCGGGTATGAACGGTTACTGCATCGGCTAAAGAGACTTGATTTTCCATCCATTTGAGATACAGGGGATGATCGGGCATTCTCAGCGCTCCTTCTGGCTTGAGAATGTCTCGGCCAAACTGTTTTAAGCTGGGACGATAGCGCCATTGGTCTCCCCCATGCCAACTCAATTCCCAATCATCAATGTCTAAAATCACGGGGCAACGGCGTTGTAATTTTTTCAGTAGGGCTAAACCAAAACTGGTAGGCTTGGGTCTTAGGGCGTATAAAATATTTCCTTGAATCGCTTGGAGTAGGGTTTGGGCGGAGCGGAAAAAATGGGGATAGTTGACCCCTGGCACACAAACCATGGGATACTTAGATTGAGAGAGATCTGGAGGTTCACCAAAACTAAATCCGAGGATTTCTACTTCATGGCCTAATTGAGTTAAAGCTTGGGCTAATAGAAAGGTGCGGACAGCTCCTCCCCAACGGCCAGCCCCAGCTTGTGAGAGGTCGCTGACGAGTATAGAAATCTTCAATGGACTCGATTTGGTCTCCATTACTGGCGATCGCCCCAACATATCAATATA
Proteins encoded:
- a CDS encoding glycosyltransferase family 4 protein yields the protein MKIIIPIEYYRRGGVERVIIALVKELSKLADQVILVLPSKEIDYFRNTFQGYENITIESFSVLQKSLTHYLIRVSEKALDLLKQKALIPNIRKKILKKIQAIKTQRTIEQLIKKHKATHCLYMIANKLNPPQISIPLAMITHDVFWHFSPLTYSESYIRIYDKSLLAWLNKANAIFTVSQKTRQDILALFPDFSHKIKAIPNSGFLPETSPEVLKTKVNGTLTENITFYFPSSFGVYKDQLNLVKAGLIVSASRKKFQVILIGKETDGFLNGKLKLSQQSQSEEYKKYIEACQEVYKQNREVLKTHFQGLGYCSLEEVEFWYRNCSCVVVPSKYEGFGLALSEAIVRGIPVIASDLEVFREQVELYDCSDRVNFFSPGNSEALASCIQQFIDHPKPRLSDAEIETRFGHWTWEVVAQEYVKNLRSLQ
- a CDS encoding glycosyltransferase family 4 protein, producing the protein METKSSPLKISILVSDLSQAGAGRWGGAVRTFLLAQALTQLGHEVEILGFSFGEPPDLSQSKYPMVCVPGVNYPHFFRSAQTLLQAIQGNILYALRPKPTSFGLALLKKLQRRCPVILDIDDWELSWHGGDQWRYRPSLKQFGRDILKPEGALRMPDHPLYLKWMENQVSLADAVTVHTRFLQDRFGGVYVPNGKDTTLFNPQNYNPEVSRERYGLSDYRVLMFPGAPRPYKGIEDVLLALDQLNQPDLRVVIIGGSPYDDYDRRLQERWGRWIIQIPKLPYEKMPEVVSAAHVVVVPQRNTPAALAQFPLKLTDAMAMAKPVLASNVGDLPEILGGTGYLVDPESPDQIAHQIKTIFNDLDLANEQGHKSRERCIADYSIQSMSKSLENVLYRL
- a CDS encoding ABC transporter ATP-binding protein, producing the protein MNKISSREFVFSYLKKYPLPVIGNIVLGFSGAIFNGINTALIIPVVLQIVGQEVQLAGAPPALKLIFSPFESIPERYRLVVMLTAIVLTIVLKEGVNYLRSIVAAAYKRRITNSMKIDILSTLLETDIDFYSKNKLGDITKRLGSDTGQTTTAVNSYIDLTIQLVTSFVFLYFLISLSWQLTLISTLVIVLVAVVNQGVIKRSKRLGREVSNRQRTYSIKVLEVLGGIRLVKSVGNEQQEFGLIKKMMLDLENFNFLAQSNTSLIKPISEITNIFTVISILLVGRTFFASQLESLSAILLTYLFILFRMMPVVNSINNVRNTLAKASASIDFAYDIWRRDNKPIMTQGIVPFNGFKEKIHFKEISFAYPGHSNLVIKKADLVLPRGKSLALVGSSGAGKSTFADLLPRFYDPTEGSILIDGRDIREFELRSLRKSMGIVSQTTFLFNDTVRNNIIYARPDATEDELITAAKQANAYDFIMELPRQWETEVGDRGVMLSGGQRQRLAIARALLQDPDILILDEATSALDTVSERIVQEAIDHLSRDRTTLVIAHRLSTIQNADQIAVLDKGEVMEIGTHQELLEKEGLYHRLHSMQFSETQEAESTGQTRVDYETLSKASYEARTQLNSMIGSLRLLADEIVDTPEEQLELTEEAYRSAINLLRTFEIFENKLR